ACGCCGCATAGTTGGTGTGAGACGGCGTCCTGGGATCCAGTCGCTACTTGTAACGCTGAGCTCGCACATCGCGCGCCATGACAAAGCGGCGTGCTCACTCAGCAGAAAGTGACGTGCTAATTGCTCGTGGGCGTGGGAAAACCCGGCCCAGTCACCCACGCGGACACGTTAGCGTCTTTGTTAGCGTCCCAGCTGGCGTCCGTCCGTGACTCAGTGGctccttcttggctttcaggacaACATGTGTTagccgtgattggctggctgtgaTGTGGTTGTTGgtggtgaactttgacctcaggGGTGAAACGTGTCAGGAATGGATCAACAttgagggggggcggggggcgtgtCAGACAGCTCTGTAAGGCACACAAGGGTCATTGGGTGGCCTGCGCTGGTCCCGGTCTGCGTACCTGTTACCGGTTCACCGGGTGGCCCGCGCCGGTCCCGGTCTGCGTACCCGTTAGCGGGTCACCGGGTGGCCCGCGCCGGTCCCGGTCTGCCGGAGACGTTACTGAAGGTCTTTGTTTGGTGTCGATGGCGTCACGTGCCGACGGCCCAACATGGACGCTAACAAGCTGATGCTGGGCAGGGAGGAAATTGGACTTTTAGAAGTGGGGCGGACATCTGGACTTCATTTGTGGACATTAAGTCTTGGTCTTTGGGGCCCCTCCAGCCGCCAGTCCGTCTCTCCTCACCCACCCCCATAAAATAACAcctgggggggcagggggggatttggtttcttttcttttgttcgTCTAGTTTGTGCGGACACGCTTTGGACATGATTGACAGGGGGGGGCGGGTCATTTGTTGCATTTGTCTAAACGTCTCATCGGGTTTCAGATCCTCAAAGTCTGGTTCCTTCTGGGTCGGCTTAGCAGCCTTTGGACGTTAAGTCCACCGTGATGCTCGCTAATGCGGCAGACTTAACCCCAACCCTACCACCCATCCCTCACGGTTCCCGGAGCAGGTCCACACGGAACCGGCACAGTCCCTCACCAACAGCAGCTCATGTCCCCCGCAGGTCCATGCGGACAAGTTCCTGGACTCCAAGAAGAGATCCAAACTCCCTCACGTCCACGACAAGATGCCGAAGGACGCGTCCAACCACACCTCCAACCCGTGGAGGCGTCCCCGCTGCGGCGTTCCGGACTATCCCAACCAGAGGGAGCTGCTGTATCCGGGACGGCACCGCCACAGACGCTTCGTCCTCTACGGGGGAAGGCTGGACAAGACGGACCTCACCTACAGGTACCGGCGGAAGGGGGTTCTTCTTTCTACGGGGGCGATGGGGTGCTCGTACACCGGTGGGGGTCCGCTGATGTGCCCccagatgctaacatgctggctGTATTTTTCTGGCACGACAGTCggggaggggaggagggggggaccCTGGGGGGGGGACCCTGGATTGTCTCCACATGGATGACTTCCTCAAAGAATTCCCGTCTAATTGAATCCGCAGCTCAGACAAGGAAAAGAAGCAGGCCGGCTTCTGCTCCCCTTCAAGGAGAGTCCGGAGTCCGAAACTACTCCATCATCATTTAGGTCCCGTTGAtcaactacttcctgtttgcttctTCTGGCTTCCTCGTTGGCAAGGGACCGTGTGCAAACGTACACACCTGAAAACAGAAACAACATAAACAGCGTATGAAGTATTATTGTACtcgtgaacccccccccccccccacaaaaaaatcaCCTCAGCTTCCCGACGCACACGAAAACATTTCAGCTTCAgtctaaaaaaaatcagaaaattcTGATTGTTccacattttttctcttaatagtcGAACTTTGTCATATTCACATCcaattttttatcataaaatatatatttttccatataaattaattattgtatGAACCATGATgcagtatgtatactgtatgtcaagATACAACTatatcatacatatatatatatatatacacacacaactatatcatatatactatacgtatatacacaactatatcatatatactatacacaacaatatcaactataaaactaaaatatcacTTTTGTTGTCAGAAACGTGCAACGTTATTCTTGggaaaaaatgccttttttcctcataaatgtattattgttttgtcataaatttatgacttttttctcgtaaattaaaaaaaaaattctcataaatgtaggactttttttcttgccaagttacaattttattcttgtaaatgtacgactttttaaTCAtgaatttcagactttttttccttGCAAACGTACAACTTGATGCTTATATATGTCCGACTGTATTCTTgttatttgctattttttcctcataaatgtatgacttattattaatattcgaactttactcttgtaaaaagCCTACAGACTGTTGGGCTGAGCAGTGAAATGATATGTTACCAAAGCGGCGTGCGGGCCACACGTTGGACACCCGTGTTGGAAGTCGAGAGTGAGGTtggtagtaaaaaaaatggcgatgttgttgttgtcccACGCAGGATCGTGCGTTTCCCGTGGCAGATGGGCGAGGAGAAGGTGCGGAGGGTGTTTCGGGAAGCCCTGAAGATCTGGAGCGACGTGACGCCGCTCACCTTCACCGAGGTCCGCAGCGGCAAGGCCGACATCCGCATCGACTTCACCAGGTGGggagctagccagctagctagccggctagtTAGCCGCGTTTGTTTGTTGCGCccgctagccagctagctagctagccgcgTTTGTTTGTTGCGCCCGCTAGTTAGCTAGCCGCGTTTGTTTGTTGCgcccgctagctagctagccgcgTTTGTTTGTTGCgcccgctagctagctagctagtcgCGTTTGTTTGTTGCGCccgctagccagctagctagctagctagccgcgTTTGTTTGTTGCGCccgctagccagctagctagctagctgcgtTTGTTTGTTGCgcccgctagctagctagtcgCGTTTGTTTGTTGCGCccgctagccagctagctagctagctagccgcgTTTGTTTGTTGCgcccgctagctagctagccgcgTTTGTTTGTTGCGCCCGCAGGTACTGGCACGGCGACAGCCTCCCCTTCGATGGCCCGGGTGGGATCCTCGCCCACGCCTTCTTCCCCAAGACTCACCGCCAAGGCGACATGCACTTCGACTACGACGAGTCGTGGACGCTCGGCAACCATATGGGTGAGCCGGAGTCTAAACAAATCCTCCGTCCCGCGctgaccccccaccccaccctcgtGCGCGACAGGCACGGACCTCCTCCAGGTGGCGGCTCACGAGTTCGGACACGTGCTGGGCCTCCTGCACTCTGACGAGCCGGGCGCCATCATGTCCGCCTACTACTCCTTCTCCTACCCGCTCAAGCTGAGCGACGACGACAAGCGAGGCATCCAGTATCTCTACGGCGCCCGTCCTGGGGTCCGGCCTCCGCCGAcgccgcccccgccccctccgcCGTCGGACCCTGAGACCAACGAGATCGTCCCTCACGTGAGCAGACAGCATCCCGGCGTCCTCCCCCCTGCGTCCCGTCTCCAACCTCTCCCGTGTCCTCTCCTCGCCAGCCCGACGTCTGCCAGACTGACTTCGACGCGGCGTCCGTGATCCGCGGCGAGCTCTTCTTCTTCAAGTCGGGCTACGTGTGGCGGATCCGGGACGGACACCTGGAGAAGGGTTACCCCGCCCTGGCGTCCCGCCACTGGAGGGGGATCCCGGACAACATCGACGCCGCCTTCGAAGACAAGGCGGGGAACATTTGGTTCTTCCGAGGTGACCCGTCACGTGAGCATGCGCCCCCACTGGGGCGGGGCCTTTGCTGACGTTGTGGCGTGTCTCCAGGTGAGAGCTACTGGGTGTTTGACGCTGAGATGCGGGTGCGCGGGCCCGAGCCCGTACGGGCTCTGGGCCTGTCGGTGCCGGGCGTCCAGGCAGCGCTGCGTTGGGGTCACGACCCCGACTACAACACCTACCTCTTCCACTCGGGAAGCTACTGGCGCTTCAGCCCCCGCCACAGCCGCCCGGACTCGCCGTACCCCCGCAGCATGGCCGACTGGGGCGGCATCCCCGCGGACGTGGACGCCACCTTCAGGGACGCCTACGGTAAGCTCCGCCCCTTCCCTTCAAGATCAAAGGGCATCAAGTTGCGTCCTCGGTGAGGCTTTTGTTGTGAAAGGGCTAACAGGAAGCTGTTTGCCGCCTACCAGGCTACGCCCACTTCATCCGAGGACGCCAGTACTGGAAGTTCGACCCGGTGGGCATGAACTCCCTGGAAGGCTACCCCCGCTACGTGGGCGTGGACTTTTTTGGCTGCGGAAGCATGTGAAGGGAACGTGGGACcgccccctcctcttcctcctcctcctcctcctcctcgggaCTCGTCCGTCCTTCCTCAGGCGCTCGGCCGAGCCGGGCGGGCACGGGACTTGGCTCCGAGCGTAAATGCTGTGAAGACAGGGTCGGTGTGATGCCTTCAGGGACTCCCTCCGACTCGACAGTGCGGGTCGCTGACGAGTCGCTCCGTTTGTCATCACGCCACATTTTCATGTCCTTacttaaccacttccacaataataataataatgatgatatttATACGCTTGTACATAAAGTacctgattgtttttttttttactccaatgTAAGCACTCACATAAAAACTCCTCAATAAACTTGGAGCAATGTGTGGggaaaattattgtatttttaaaaatagttggaataaaaaaaaaaaaaaagaagcaaaaattagtatttttacaggaataagacaaaaaattaTTTGACTTGATTTGATAAACATTGTGagggaaaataaagtcattttagtaacatagtttttttttaattgggggGGAGGACCTATCATACagga
This DNA window, taken from Doryrhamphus excisus isolate RoL2022-K1 chromosome 4, RoL_Dexc_1.0, whole genome shotgun sequence, encodes the following:
- the mmp11a gene encoding stromelysin-3, yielding MRTCALVCVLALFAPSWTRAAPSVRAASSFKATPVHADKFLDSKKRSKLPHVHDKMPKDASNHTSNPWRRPRCGVPDYPNQRELLYPGRHRHRRFVLYGGRLDKTDLTYRIVRFPWQMGEEKVRRVFREALKIWSDVTPLTFTEVRSGKADIRIDFTRYWHGDSLPFDGPGGILAHAFFPKTHRQGDMHFDYDESWTLGNHMGTDLLQVAAHEFGHVLGLLHSDEPGAIMSAYYSFSYPLKLSDDDKRGIQYLYGARPGVRPPPTPPPPPPPSDPETNEIVPHPDVCQTDFDAASVIRGELFFFKSGYVWRIRDGHLEKGYPALASRHWRGIPDNIDAAFEDKAGNIWFFRGESYWVFDAEMRVRGPEPVRALGLSVPGVQAALRWGHDPDYNTYLFHSGSYWRFSPRHSRPDSPYPRSMADWGGIPADVDATFRDAYGYAHFIRGRQYWKFDPVGMNSLEGYPRYVGVDFFGCGSM